One Archangium violaceum genomic window, CGGCTGGTGTTGGGCACGAATACCTCGGACGCGGGGCTCTTTCCGGGCAGGTCGACGCACCTGGAGCTGGCGGAGCTGGTGAAGGCGGGCCTGTCGCCCTACGAGGCGCTGGCCGCGGGCACGCGCAACGCCGCCTCCTTCATCAAGGACCACGTGGACCCATCGGCGCGCTTCGGCACGGTGGCGGTCGGACAGCAGGCGGACCTGCTGCTGCTGCCGGGCAACCCGCTGGAGGACGTGGGGCAGGCGGAGCGGGCGCTCGGGGTGATGCTGCACGGCCAGTGGCTCACGCGCGAGCAGCTGCGGAAGATGCGGAAGAAGAGCGCCGCGTCCCTGGCCCAGCCCTGAGCGATGAGCATGTCCCTGGGAACGAGTGCCATCAGGCGGAGCGGGTGTGTCCTCCTGGTGGTGCTGCTCTTGTGCCTGGTGGCTCGGGCTGCTCCCGGGCCTCAAGACGATTCGATTCGCGCCCGGCTCAAGGCCTGCCTGCTCATGGGGGACATGCAGTGCGTCGTCACCCAGTACATGGTGCTGAAGGACCTCGGCAGGATGCCGGACTGGCTGGTCGCGTTCCAGAACGCCTTCGCCGTCGCGAACCGCCGCGCCGGTGAATGCGAGAAGGTGGCCAGGGCCATCCACCAGGGTCTTGCGGAATTCGCGCAGAAGCCGGTGTTCATCCGCTTCTCCGTGGAAGGGAAGTACAGCCAGCTGGGGTTCGATGTGCTCGAGAAGGGAGTCTTCGTCAAGAACCTACAGATTTCATCGAATGGCTATCATGTGGCGGTGAAGCTGGGGGACAGGGTCATCGATGCCTATACAGGATTGGCCGGTCTTCCCTTGCATGAGTACATGGCCAGACTCACGACGAGGCCGGGAAGTCATGTCATCCAGCAGGTAGTGGAGGGGCTATGAGCGAGGGATACGTTCGCGAGGAAGATCCATTCCTGGCGCAGTGGCGTGGGCGAAGGGTGTGGTTGCTGGATGCATTGATGTGGGGCCGTTATCAGGTGAAGGAGCGACATGCGTTGTGGTTCGTCACGGGCCTCGAGACCGTAGACTCCCTCTTCCCCTTCATTCATGGCTGGAACGCCCATACCTACTTCAATGGAGGGGACGAGCCCGCATGGCAGGAGTTCCTGGATTGGTTCCAGGAGACGCGAGGGCAGCCATTGAAGCAGGACTGGTATGTTCAGCCTTTGCGAGACTGCCAGGGCGACCATGAAAAAGCCGCACTGGTGCTTCTTGAGCTCGTCGCCGAATACGTGGAGCGGTTCGGTGTCGCTCCGAGAGGTAGGGCGGAGAGCCTGGATGAGAAGGTCGCCGCGACCTACGGACCTCTGCCCAGGGAGTGGGGAGGGCGCCAGGTGGAGTTGTTGGATGCGCTGTTATGGATCCGGCGGCGGATGCACGAAGGGCAGGAATTGTCCTTCTTCACGGGGCAGGACACCGTTGACTCCCTGTACTCCTTCACCTCTGGGTGGATCCTGAACACCGTCGTCAACGAGCGTAAGGACCTGACGGTGGCGCCCTTCCAGGAGTGGCTCCGGGACGTCAAGAAGGAGTTCCCGGGAGAGGGCTGGCACGTCAAATACCTTCAGGACTGCCAGGGGGACCACCGGAAGGCGGTCCTGAAGTTCCTCGACTTCGCCGCCGAGTTCAGGGCCTCGCGCTGACCCTTCCTCGCGGGGCCCTTCAGTGCACCCCGCCCATCATCCGCCGCAGCGGGCGGACGAAGAGGGCCAGCACCAGTCCCGCGACGATGCCGGTGACGGCCACCGCGCCGAAGATGGGCGTGGGGTTCGTCCCGAGCTTCCCGGCCAGCTGCCCGGCGACGATGTTGCCCAGCGACATGGACATGAACCACACGCCCATCATCTGCCCCACCACCCGCTGCGGGGCGAGCTTCGTCACCGTGCTCAATCCCACGGGGCTGAGGCTCAGCTCGCCCAGGGTGTGGAGCAGGTAGGTGAGCACCAGCCACAGCGGGCTCACCTTGTCCCCACCCGCCGCCGCCAGCGAGGCCGCCACCATCACCGCGAAGCCCGCGCCCATCAGCACCAGTCCCAGCGAGAACTTGGCCGGGCTCGACGGCTCGAGTCCCCGCTTGTTGAGCCTCACCCACATCCAGGCGAACACGGGGGCCAGGGCGATGATGAACAGCGCGTTGACGGACTGAAGGGTGCTCGGCGGTATCTCCAAGCCGAGCACCCTCAGGTCCGTGGCGTCGCGGGCGAAGAGGTTGAGCGAGGAGCCCGCCTGCTCGAAGCCGGCCCAGAAGAGGGTGGAGGAGGCGAAGAAGACGCCGATGACGGCCAGCCTCCGCTTCTCCGTGGCATCCAGCCCTCCAGCCGTGAACTGGTAGGCGAAGAAGGCGAGCGCCAGCGTCACGATGATGAGTCCGCCCGTGCGGGCCAGGCCCACGGCGCTCGTCAGGTCCACCTTCCCGAGCAACTGCAACACCACCAGCACTCCCACCAGCGCGCCCGCCAACACGAGGCCCGCCAGGCGGGAGCCGCCGCGCTTCTCCGGTTGCCCCGGCGTCCCGGTGCGGACGTCCGCGCTCTGGGGTTTCCGCCCCACCTCGCCCAGGTGCTTGCCGCCCAGCAGGTACTGGATGACGCCGAACACCATGCCGATGCCCGCGGCGCCGAACCCCGCGTGCCAGTTCACCCGCTCGCCCAACGTGCCCACCACGAGGGGCGCGATGAAGGCACCGAGGTTGATGCCCATGTAGAAGATGGAGAAGCCCGCGTCCCGCCGCGCGCCGCCCTCGGGGTAGAGGCCTCCCACCATGGCGCTGATGTTGGGCTTGAGCAGCCCCGTGCCCAGCACGATGAGCAGCAGGCCCAGGTAGAAGAAGAGCGTCCCGGGCAGCGCCATGCTGAAGTGGCCCAGGGCGATGATGATGCCGCCGAGCAGCACCGCGCGCCGCTGGCCGATGATGCGGTCCGCCAGCCACCCGCCCGGCATGGCGGTGAGGTACACGCCCGCGCCGTACAGCCCGTAGATGGCGCCCGCCTTCTCCGCGGTGAAGCCCAGACCGCCCCGCTCCGCGGTCGCCGTCATGAAGAGGATGAGCAGCGCCCGCATGCCGTAGAAGCTGAAGCGCTCCCACAGCTCGGTGAAGAAGAGGGTGGAGAGTCCGCGCGGGTGGCCGAAGA contains:
- a CDS encoding peptide MFS transporter; its protein translation is MTQTPATESARGAATPLEAPEQRDFFGHPRGLSTLFFTELWERFSFYGMRALLILFMTATAERGGLGFTAEKAGAIYGLYGAGVYLTAMPGGWLADRIIGQRRAVLLGGIIIALGHFSMALPGTLFFYLGLLLIVLGTGLLKPNISAMVGGLYPEGGARRDAGFSIFYMGINLGAFIAPLVVGTLGERVNWHAGFGAAGIGMVFGVIQYLLGGKHLGEVGRKPQSADVRTGTPGQPEKRGGSRLAGLVLAGALVGVLVVLQLLGKVDLTSAVGLARTGGLIIVTLALAFFAYQFTAGGLDATEKRRLAVIGVFFASSTLFWAGFEQAGSSLNLFARDATDLRVLGLEIPPSTLQSVNALFIIALAPVFAWMWVRLNKRGLEPSSPAKFSLGLVLMGAGFAVMVAASLAAAGGDKVSPLWLVLTYLLHTLGELSLSPVGLSTVTKLAPQRVVGQMMGVWFMSMSLGNIVAGQLAGKLGTNPTPIFGAVAVTGIVAGLVLALFVRPLRRMMGGVH